The genomic interval CGTCAGCTCTTCGCGGCCGACACGGTCAGCGACACGCTCGCCGGCGTTCTCAAGAGCGAGATCGACCTCGCGAAGCTGCCGCCCGCGACACCTCCGGCGCTTCAGCTCCTTCTCCGCCGCTGCCTCGAGCGCAATCCGAAGAGCCGCCTTCGCGACGTCGGCGAGGCGCGGCTCGCGCTTGCCACGATCGAAGCCGGCGACGCCGGGGAGGCGCGCGTCGCCCCGGCGATTCCGGCACGAGGGAGACGGCGCGAGGTCGTCGCCTGGGGCCTTCTGGCAGCCGCCCTCGTCGCTCTCGTCGCGACGCTCGGTTTCGCGAGGGCCACGGAGGAATCCCCGCGCGTCGTCCGCTCGTCGCTCCTCCCGCCGGAGAAGGCGAGCTTCGACCACGAGTCGGGCGCGATGGCCCTCTCGCCCGACGGACGCCGGATCGCGTTCGTCGCCCGGACGGACGACGGGAAGAGAATGCTCTGGGTCCGGTCGCTCGACGCCCTCTCGGCCCAGCCGCTCGCGGGGACCGAGAACGCGACGTTTCCCTTCTGGTCGCCGGACAGCCGTTTCCTCGGCTTCTTCTCCGTCGGGAAGCTCCGGAAGATCGACGCGAACGGCGGCCCGTCCCAGGTGCTCTGCCCGGCGGCATCCGGCCGCGGAGGCGCGTGGACCCGCGACGGGACGATCCTCTTCACCCCCACCGCGACCGATCCGATCTTCCGCGTGCCGGCGGCGGGCGGGACCGCCGCAGCGGTCACGACGCTCGACACGACGGGCGGCGAGACGTCCCACCGGTTCCCGGAGATCCTGCCCGACGGAGACCGCTTCCTCTTCCTGGTCGAAGCGGTCGAGAAGCCAGACGACCCGGCCTCAGGCTTCGCCCTCTGGGCCGGGTCGCTGGCGTCGAAGGAGCGGACGCGCCTGCTTGCGACCAACTCGTCCGCCCGCTACTCGAAGACCGGGCACCTCCTCTTCCTCCGGGACCGGACGCTCGTCGCTCAGGTGTTCGACGCGACCTCGATGAAGATCGAGGGCGAGGCGGTCCCCGTCGCGGAGGGACTCGCGCGCACGATTCGCTGGGAGACGATGTTCAGCCTCTCCGACACCGGCCTCCTCGCCTTCCAGTCGCGGTCCGGCGGGGACGTCTCCCACCTGGTCCTCCTCGGTCGCGACGGCCGCGAGCTCGGCAAGGTCGGGAAGCCGGCCGACTACCGGGACCTCGCGCTGTCTCACGACGGCCGACGGGTTGCCGTGGCGGTGCCCGACGCGACGACCCAGAAGTCCGACATCTGGCTCCTCGACCGGGAGCGGGGCACCTCGACGCGCCTGACGTTCGACCCCGAGGAGGACAACTCCCCCGTGTGGTCCCCGGACGATCGTTACGTCTACTTCTTCTCTCGGCGGCAGGGAGGGGGCGACGTCTTCCGGAAGCTGAGCTCCGGTATCGGAGCCGACGAGCTCGTTTTCGCCGATGCGGAGATGACCCTGCTGAGGAGCCTGACCGGCGACGGGACGAGGGCTGCTCTGATGACCCGCGCGGTCTCGACGAAGACCGTCTGGGACATCCAGCTCCTGAACCTCGCCGACAAGAAGGCGACCCTCCTCCTCCAGACGCCGTTCTCGGAGGGCAACCCGTTGCTGACGCGCGACGGGAAGTGGATGGCGTACCAGGCGAACGACTCCGGGAAGTTCGAGGTCTACGTGCAGCGCCTCGACGGCGAGGGCGGGAAGTGGCAGATCTCCTCGGACGGAGGTACGAGAGCCCGCTGGAGCCGCGGTGAGAAGGAGCTCGTCTTTCAGACGCCCGACAACAAGCTCCTGGCCGTCGACGTCGAGCTCGGGCCGACGTTCTCGGCGTCGGTCCCTCGACCCTTCCTGGACCTCGGGATCCGGCAGAACGCGGGCTACCAGTACGACGTCTCGGGTGACGGCTCGCTCGTTCTCGTGAACCGCGCGATCGTCCAGGAGGCGGCGCCCGTGACGCTCGTCCAGAACTGGACGGAGGCGCTTGGGCGATGAGCCTCTCGCCCGGCTCCCATCTCGGACCGTACGAGATCAACGCCCCGCTCGGCGAGGGTGGGATGGGCGTCGTCTACCGGGCGACCGATTCGAAGCTGAAGCGCCAGGTCGCGATCAAGGTCCTCCCCGAAGCGTTCGCCGCGGACGCGGACCGCCTCGCCCGCTTCGAGCGCGAGGCGCAGGTCCTGGCCCAGCTCCAGCACCCCAACATCGCCTCGATCTACGGCCTCGAGGAGTCGAGCGGCGTCCGCGCCCTCGTCATGGAGCTCGTCGAAGGCGAAGACCTCGCCGAGCGGCTGAAGCGCGGACCGCTCCCTCTCGACGAGGCCTTGGCCGTCGCCCGCCAGATTGCCGACGCTCTCGAAACCGCGCACGAGAAGGGCATCGTCCACCGCGACCTCAAGCCCGCAAACGTAAAGCTCACGCCCGAGGGGAAGGTCAAGGTCCTGGACTTCGGCCTCGCCAAGGCGATGGACCCGGCCGCGGGCAGCGCCTCCGCGGCCGACCTCGCCCGCTCGCCGACGCTCATGAACTCGCCGACGATGACCGCCGTGCAGGGGACCCAGCTCGGCGTGATCCTCGGCACGGCGGCCTACATGTCGCCCGAGCAGGCGCGCGGCGGCGCGGTCGACAAGCGCGCCGACGTCTGGGCGTTCGGCGTCGTCCTCCACGAGATGCTCACGGGCCGTCCGCTCTTCGCGGCCGCCACCGTGACCGACACGCTCGCCGGAGTGCTCAAGACCGAGATCGACTACCGCGGCCTTTCGGCCGAAACGCCGCCGCCGATCCGGCGCCTTCTCGCCCGCTGCCTCGAGAGGGACTCGCGCCGCCGGCTGCGCGACATCGGCGAGGCCCGGGTCGTCCTCGAAGCGCCGCTCGAGGTCGAAGCGGGCCCTGCCGCGCCGCCGGCCGCGGCGCGATCCTCGCGCGCGGCCCGTCTCGGCTGGGCGATCGCCGCCCTTCTCGCCATCGCCGCCGCCGCGCTCGCGTTCCGCGCCTTCGCGCCCGTCCTTCGCCCGCCCCTCCTCCGGTTCGCGATCTCGACGGCCTCCGGCGCGTCGATCGTGGCCGGCGCGGGGAACTCGGCGATCTCCCCCGACGGACGGCGGGTCATCTTCGTCGGCAGCGCCAGCGAGGGGGGGCAGGGCCTCTGGCTCCAGGAGCTCGACCAGGTCCGCGCGCGCTACCTCGCCGGCACCGAGGGCGCCACGTACCCCTTCTGGGCGCCCGACAGCCGGAGGATCGGCTTCTTCGCCAAGGGCAAGCTGCGCAAGGTCTCGATCGGCGACGGGCGGGTCGAGGTGATCTGCGACGCCCTCGAGGGCCGTGGCGGGAGCTGGGGACGCGCCGGGACCATCGTCTTCGCGCCCGCCGTCACCGGCGGGCTCTCCGCGGTTTCGGAAGGCGGAGGCTCGCCGAAGCCGGCGACCCGGATCGAGAACGCGGAGGAGGAAATCTCCCACCGCTTCCCCTCCTTCCTCCCTGACGGCAGGAAGTTCCTCTACATCGCCGATCCCGGCGCCGACAGTGACCAGGGGCGCGTCTACCTCGCGTCGCTCGATGGGGGCGACAGGCGCCTCCTCCTCCGGACGCGCCGCGCGCCGGTCTACGCCGCGCCCGGGTACCTGATCCACGCGACGGACGAACGCCTCGTCGCCCAGGCGTTCGACCCGAAGACGGGCGAGCTCCACGGCGAGCCGATCCGGCTCGAGGAGGCCACGCCCTCCTACGTCAACACGCAGGACCGCGTCGCCTCCGTCTCCGACTCGGGGGCGCTCCTCGTGCCGACCGTCGGGATGGCGGGGACAAAGGTCGCCTGGCTCGACCGCCGGGGACGGCTCGTCGGCGAGATCCCGCTCCCGCGGGAGAACTTCGCCTCCCCCGCCCTCTCTCCCGACGGCCGCCGCCTCGCGATCTACTCGGACGGCCCGAAGGACTCGCAGTCGGACCTCTGGGTCGTCGACCTCGCGACCGAGCAGGCGAGCCGGCTCACGTTCGCCGCGGGGGTCGAGCGCTTCCCCGTCTGGTCCCCCGACGGTTCCCGCCTCGCCTTCCAGACGAACCGCTCCGGCGTCTACGACGTCTGGGAACGCCCGTCGACCGGGGGCGGCGCCGAACGCGCCCTTCACGCCTCGCCCACCGCGTGGAAGATCGCCCGCAGCTGGATCGGCGACTTTCTCGTGTTCGAGTCGGTCGAGAAGGAGACGGGCTTCGACGTCTGGATCCTCCGGCCCGGCGTCCCCGAAGAGGCCCCTTTCCCCGTGATCAGCTCGCCCGCGAGCGAGACCGACCCGAGGATCTCCCCGGACGGCCGCTGGCTCGCCTTCGCTTCGAACGAGTCGGGAAGGCAGGAGATCTACGTCGTCTCGCTCCCCGACGGGAAGACCCGGTACCAGGTGACGACGGAGGGGGCGCGGCATCCCGTCTGGACCAGGGGAGGCCGGGAGCTCTTCTACCTGACGACCAGCAACTCCGTCGCCGCCGTCCCCGTCACGACCGGATCGACGATTTCGTTCGGCTCCCCGGTGACTCTCTTCCCGCAGCCGCGGCCCAACTGGGGAACCGGAACCGACCAGGCGATCTTCGACGTGACCGCCGACGGCAGCCGCGTCGTCGTCCTGGTGCCCGAGAGCGAGGGAAGCCAGACGCTCGTCGTCGTGACCGACTGGCTGGCGGAGCTGGGCGGGGAGAAGCGCCGGTGATCGGGAGCCGGCTCGGGCCGTACGAGATCGTCTCCCTCCTCGGCGCAGGGGGGATGGGCGAGGTGTATCGCGCGACGGACACGAGGCTCAAGCGCGAGGTCGCCATCAAGGTCCTCCCGGCGCGGTTTGCGGGCGACCCGGAGATGCGACAGCGCTTCGAACGCGAAGCGCGCGCTGCGGCCACGCTTTCCCACCCCAGGATCTGCGCCATCCACGACGTCGGCTCGCACGAGGGGACCGAGTACCTCGTGATGGAGCTCCTCGACGGCGAGTCCCTGGCCGAGAGGCTCTCCCGTGGGCCGCTCCCTCTCGACCAGGTCCTCCGCGTCGGGCAGGAGATCTGCGTGGCGCTGGACGCGGCGCACGGGGCCGGAATGGTCCACCGCGACCTGAAGCCGGCCAACGTCATGCTGACGAAGTCCGGCGCCAAGCTCCTCGACTTCGGCCTCGCGAAGCTGAGGGAGAGGCTCGAGGCCCCGGCCTCCTCCCTGGTCGAGACGCGGCAGGCGGAAGAACCCCTGACCGAGGCCGGTGCGATCCTCGGGACGATCAGCTACATGGCCCCCGAGCAGCTCGAGGGCCGCCCCGTCGACGCCCGGGTCGACCTTTTCGCGCTCGGCTGCGTCCTCTACGAGATGGCCACGGGGCGAAGGGCCTTTCCGGGAACGACGAAGGCCACCGTGATCGCGGCGATCCTCTCGACCGACCCTCCTGCGGTCTCTTCCCTGTCGCCGGGATGCCCGATGGCGCTCGACCGCCTGGTGCGCGTCTGCCTCGCCCGGGAACCGGAAGCCCGGTGGCAGTCGGCCCACGACGTCGGCCTTCAGCTCGGGGCGATTCAGGAAGGCCCGGCCGTCGCGCCCCCGACCGTGGCTCCCGGACGGGTCCGCTTCCTTCCCTGGGCCGTCGCTGCTCTCGCCGTTCTCGCCGCGACCGCACTGGGCGTCCACGGGCTCCGTGGCCGCTCGGTCCCGCGCGGCAACACGGTCGTCCGCTTCTCGGTGCCGCCACCGGCGGGCACGATCTTTCCCGGGAGCTTCGAAGGGCGTGCGTTCGCTCTCTCTCCCGACGGCCGGGCGCTCGCGTTCATCGCCGCGGGCGCCGACGGCTCCCCCCGGGTCTTCCTGCGGCCGCTCGCGGCCCTCGAGCCCCGCCCTCTGGCCGGAACCGAGGGCGTCAACTCGATCTTCTGGTCGCCCGACAGCCGTTCCCTCGGCTTCTTCGTGGGCGGCAAGCTGAAACGCCTCGACCCGGCGAGCGGCGAGGCGGCGGTACCGGTCTGCGACGTGCGCGACGCCACCCACGCCGGGTCGTGGGGCGCCGGCGGACAGATCGTCTTCTCGGCGCTTCAGGGGGACACGATCTACGCGGCCTCGACCGGCGGGGGATCCGCCAGGCCCATCCTGCGTGCCGATCCGGCGAAGAAGGAGGCGAGCTTCGCCTGGCCGTCCTTCCTTGCCGACGGGGTCCGGTTCACCTATCTGGTACATCGGCCCGACGGCTCCAAGGTCCTGATGCTGTTCGATCCGGGCCGGCCTCCAAGGGAGATCGGCCCCATCGCCTCCGACGCCCAGCTCCTCGAGTCGGGCTTCCTTCTCTTCGTGCGGGAAGGGACTCTCCTCGCCCAGCGATTCGACCCGGACACCGCACGCCTGACCGGCGAGCCCGTCCCGGTCGCGCCGAACGTCGACTACTTCCTCTCCACGGGGTCCGCCGGATTCTCCGCCTCCCGCGACGGCACGATCGCCACCCACTTCGGCGAGAGCAGCGACCGCTTCGTCTGGCTCGACCGCCAGGGCCGACCTGGCTCGTCCGTCGTCTCACCGGGCCGGAACATGAGGATGGTCCTCTCGCCCGACGGCGGACGCCTCCTGTTCGACCGGACCCGGCCGGGGGTCGGGACCTGGGACGTCTGGATCCTCGACCTCGCGCGCGGAGGCGAGGAGCGGGTGACTTCGGCTCCGGAAACCGAGATCGCCGGCGCCTGGACGCCGGACGGCCAGGGCATCTTTTACTCCGCGAACCGGGGCCGCAGTCCGCAGCTCGTCCGGCGGGACCTCGAGACCGGCCGCGACGAGGATGTGACCCCGCAATCCGGCTTCCAGCAGGCTCAGGCCGTCTCCCCCGACGGCCGCACGCTCGCGTTCCTCGAGCGCTCCCCGACCCGTTCCGGAAGGTTCGAGGCCTGGACGGTCGCGCTCGACGGAACGGGCCGGCGGAGCGCCCTCCTGCCGTCCACCTTCCGGCAATCCGAGATCCGCTTCTCTCCCGACGGCAGGTTCGTGGCGCTCGTCTCGGACGAGACCGGGCGCCCCGAGGTCTACGTGACGGCGTTCCCGCCCTCGGGACGGAAAGTCCGGGTCAGTTCCGACGGCGCCTCGCTCATGCGCTGGTCCCGCGCGAGCGGCGAGATCCTCTACGTCTCGGCCGACCGGAAGATGGTCGCCGTCCCCGTGAAGACCGCTCCGTCGCTTCAGATCGGAGAGCCCACGACCCTGTTCGACGTGCAGGGGCCCCGGCGGTGGACCGGCTTCGACGTCACGGCCGACGGGCAACGGTTTCTCGCGATCGTGCCGGAGGTCTCGGGCTTCGAGGCGCCGCTCTCAATCGTGACGGGTTGGTCTCCGGTCGCGGGCGCGAGCGGCGAGGCACCGGCGACGGGCGGGCGCTGAGATGGCGACCGGATTCGGAACGAGGCTGGGGACGTACGAAATCACCGGCAAGCTCGGCGAAGGGGGCATGGGCGAGGTCTACCGCGCCACCGACCCGAGGCTGAAGCGCGAGGTGGCCATCAAGGTCCTCCCCGAAGCGTTCGCCGCGGACGCGGACCGCCTCGCACGCTTCGAGCGCGAGGCGCAGGTCCTGGCCCAGCTCCAGCACCCCAACATCGCATCGATCTACGGCCTCGAGGAGTTGAGCGGCGTCCGCGCCCTCGTCATGGAGCTCGCCCCGGGCGAAGACCTCGCCGAGCGGCTCGAGCGAGGGTCCTTGCCCCTCGACGAGACCCTCGCCGTCGCCCGGCAGATCGCCGAGGCTCTCGAAGCCGCCCACGAGAAGGGAATCGTCCACCGCGACCTCAAGCCCGCCAACGTCAAGCTCACGCCCGAGGGCAAGGTCAAGGTCCTCGACTTCGGCCTGGCCCGCGCGATGGACACGGTCGGCGCCTCGGCCGCCCAGGTCCAGAACTCCCCCACCCTCACGGCCCACGCGACGCAGGCGGGAATCCTCCTCGGCACGGCGGCCTACATGGCGCCCGAGCAGGCGCGCGGCAGGCCGGTCGACCGCCGGGCGGACATCTGGGCCTTCGGCGTCGTCCTCTTCGAGATGCTGACCGGAAGGCGTCTCTTCGACGGCGAGACGGTCAGCGACGTCCTCGCGGC from Holophagales bacterium carries:
- a CDS encoding serine/threonine-protein kinase gives rise to the protein MSLSPGTRLGSYEITGPLGEGGMGVVYRATDSKLKREVAIKVLPEAFAADAERLARFEREAQLLAQLQHPNIASIYGLEESGGVRALVLELVEGEDLSERLKRGALPLEEALAIARQIAEALEEAHEKGIVHRDLKPGNVKLTPDGKVKVLDFGLAKAMDAPPGSASAVDLARSPTLMNSPTMTAAHGTQLGVILGTAAYMSPEQARGGTVDKRADIWAFGVVLHEMLTGRQLFAADTVSDTLAGVLKSEIDLAKLPPATPPALQLLLRRCLERNPKSRLRDVGEARLALATIEAGDAGEARVAPAIPARGRRREVVAWGLLAAALVALVATLGFARATEESPRVVRSSLLPPEKASFDHESGAMALSPDGRRIAFVARTDDGKRMLWVRSLDALSAQPLAGTENATFPFWSPDSRFLGFFSVGKLRKIDANGGPSQVLCPAASGRGGAWTRDGTILFTPTATDPIFRVPAAGGTAAAVTTLDTTGGETSHRFPEILPDGDRFLFLVEAVEKPDDPASGFALWAGSLASKERTRLLATNSSARYSKTGHLLFLRDRTLVAQVFDATSMKIEGEAVPVAEGLARTIRWETMFSLSDTGLLAFQSRSGGDVSHLVLLGRDGRELGKVGKPADYRDLALSHDGRRVAVAVPDATTQKSDIWLLDRERGTSTRLTFDPEEDNSPVWSPDDRYVYFFSRRQGGGDVFRKLSSGIGADELVFADAEMTLLRSLTGDGTRAALMTRAVSTKTVWDIQLLNLADKKATLLLQTPFSEGNPLLTRDGKWMAYQANDSGKFEVYVQRLDGEGGKWQISSDGGTRARWSRGEKELVFQTPDNKLLAVDVELGPTFSASVPRPFLDLGIRQNAGYQYDVSGDGSLVLVNRAIVQEAAPVTLVQNWTEALGR
- a CDS encoding protein kinase; the protein is MSLSPGSHLGPYEINAPLGEGGMGVVYRATDSKLKRQVAIKVLPEAFAADADRLARFEREAQVLAQLQHPNIASIYGLEESSGVRALVMELVEGEDLAERLKRGPLPLDEALAVARQIADALETAHEKGIVHRDLKPANVKLTPEGKVKVLDFGLAKAMDPAAGSASAADLARSPTLMNSPTMTAVQGTQLGVILGTAAYMSPEQARGGAVDKRADVWAFGVVLHEMLTGRPLFAAATVTDTLAGVLKTEIDYRGLSAETPPPIRRLLARCLERDSRRRLRDIGEARVVLEAPLEVEAGPAAPPAAARSSRAARLGWAIAALLAIAAAALAFRAFAPVLRPPLLRFAISTASGASIVAGAGNSAISPDGRRVIFVGSASEGGQGLWLQELDQVRARYLAGTEGATYPFWAPDSRRIGFFAKGKLRKVSIGDGRVEVICDALEGRGGSWGRAGTIVFAPAVTGGLSAVSEGGGSPKPATRIENAEEEISHRFPSFLPDGRKFLYIADPGADSDQGRVYLASLDGGDRRLLLRTRRAPVYAAPGYLIHATDERLVAQAFDPKTGELHGEPIRLEEATPSYVNTQDRVASVSDSGALLVPTVGMAGTKVAWLDRRGRLVGEIPLPRENFASPALSPDGRRLAIYSDGPKDSQSDLWVVDLATEQASRLTFAAGVERFPVWSPDGSRLAFQTNRSGVYDVWERPSTGGGAERALHASPTAWKIARSWIGDFLVFESVEKETGFDVWILRPGVPEEAPFPVISSPASETDPRISPDGRWLAFASNESGRQEIYVVSLPDGKTRYQVTTEGARHPVWTRGGRELFYLTTSNSVAAVPVTTGSTISFGSPVTLFPQPRPNWGTGTDQAIFDVTADGSRVVVLVPESEGSQTLVVVTDWLAELGGEKRR
- a CDS encoding protein kinase — its product is MIGSRLGPYEIVSLLGAGGMGEVYRATDTRLKREVAIKVLPARFAGDPEMRQRFEREARAAATLSHPRICAIHDVGSHEGTEYLVMELLDGESLAERLSRGPLPLDQVLRVGQEICVALDAAHGAGMVHRDLKPANVMLTKSGAKLLDFGLAKLRERLEAPASSLVETRQAEEPLTEAGAILGTISYMAPEQLEGRPVDARVDLFALGCVLYEMATGRRAFPGTTKATVIAAILSTDPPAVSSLSPGCPMALDRLVRVCLAREPEARWQSAHDVGLQLGAIQEGPAVAPPTVAPGRVRFLPWAVAALAVLAATALGVHGLRGRSVPRGNTVVRFSVPPPAGTIFPGSFEGRAFALSPDGRALAFIAAGADGSPRVFLRPLAALEPRPLAGTEGVNSIFWSPDSRSLGFFVGGKLKRLDPASGEAAVPVCDVRDATHAGSWGAGGQIVFSALQGDTIYAASTGGGSARPILRADPAKKEASFAWPSFLADGVRFTYLVHRPDGSKVLMLFDPGRPPREIGPIASDAQLLESGFLLFVREGTLLAQRFDPDTARLTGEPVPVAPNVDYFLSTGSAGFSASRDGTIATHFGESSDRFVWLDRQGRPGSSVVSPGRNMRMVLSPDGGRLLFDRTRPGVGTWDVWILDLARGGEERVTSAPETEIAGAWTPDGQGIFYSANRGRSPQLVRRDLETGRDEDVTPQSGFQQAQAVSPDGRTLAFLERSPTRSGRFEAWTVALDGTGRRSALLPSTFRQSEIRFSPDGRFVALVSDETGRPEVYVTAFPPSGRKVRVSSDGASLMRWSRASGEILYVSADRKMVAVPVKTAPSLQIGEPTTLFDVQGPRRWTGFDVTADGQRFLAIVPEVSGFEAPLSIVTGWSPVAGASGEAPATGGR